In Calothrix sp. PCC 7507, one DNA window encodes the following:
- a CDS encoding glycoside hydrolase 100 family protein, protein MKLNEVVTSNSIEEEEAWQALEKSILYYQGRPVGTVAAYDASVEALNYDQCFVRDFISSALIFLIKGKTEIVRNFLEETLKLQPKERALDAYKPGRGLIPASFKVVSSNGQEYLEADFGEHAIARVTPVDSCLWWIILLRAYVIATEDFSLVYQPEFQNGIRLIMEICLANRFDMYPTLLVPDGACMIDRRMGIYGHPLELQVLFYAALRASRELLICQGNQDVVAAIDNRLPLLCAHIRQHYWIDINRLNAIYRFKSEEYGKTAVNLFNIYVDSLPYYELDKWLPRKGGYFAGNVGPSQLDTRFFSLGNLMAIISDLATEEQSQAIMTLIEDRWDDLVGDMPMKICFPALENEEYKIVTGCDPKNIPWSYHNAGSWPVLMWMLAAAGVKTNKTALVKKAIELAETRLREDEWPEYYDGKKGRLIGKQARKYQTWTIAGFLLAKELTKNPSYLPLVSFDKLPAEVVSRACEFEISSVDPYLSR, encoded by the coding sequence ATGAAACTAAATGAAGTGGTGACATCTAACAGTATAGAAGAGGAAGAAGCTTGGCAGGCTCTAGAAAAGTCAATTCTCTATTATCAAGGTCGTCCTGTGGGCACGGTAGCTGCCTATGATGCATCTGTAGAAGCACTCAATTATGACCAATGTTTTGTCAGAGATTTTATCTCATCTGCTCTAATTTTTTTGATCAAAGGCAAAACAGAGATTGTGCGTAATTTTCTAGAAGAAACCTTAAAGTTACAGCCTAAAGAAAGGGCATTGGATGCCTATAAACCTGGTCGAGGTTTAATACCAGCTAGCTTCAAAGTGGTATCATCAAATGGACAAGAATACTTAGAGGCTGATTTTGGTGAACATGCGATCGCCAGAGTCACACCAGTTGATTCTTGTCTATGGTGGATTATTTTGTTGCGTGCATATGTCATAGCTACAGAAGATTTTTCTCTGGTCTATCAACCTGAATTCCAAAACGGCATCAGATTGATTATGGAAATCTGCTTGGCGAATCGTTTTGACATGTACCCAACCTTGCTGGTTCCAGATGGTGCTTGTATGATTGACCGTCGTATGGGTATATATGGTCATCCTCTGGAGCTTCAGGTTTTATTTTATGCAGCATTGCGTGCATCCCGTGAGCTATTAATTTGTCAAGGAAATCAAGATGTTGTGGCCGCAATTGATAATCGGTTGCCACTTTTATGCGCTCATATTCGCCAGCATTATTGGATAGATATTAATCGGCTAAATGCCATTTATCGTTTTAAGAGTGAGGAGTATGGTAAGACAGCAGTCAATCTCTTCAATATATATGTAGATTCGCTGCCTTATTATGAATTAGATAAATGGCTACCGAGAAAGGGCGGTTATTTTGCAGGTAATGTTGGCCCATCACAGCTAGATACTCGCTTCTTTTCTCTTGGTAACTTAATGGCTATTATTTCCGACCTTGCTACTGAAGAACAGTCACAAGCGATTATGACTCTCATTGAGGATAGATGGGACGATTTGGTGGGAGATATGCCTATGAAAATCTGTTTCCCAGCTTTGGAAAATGAAGAGTATAAAATTGTTACTGGATGTGACCCTAAAAATATACCTTGGTCATATCACAATGCGGGTAGTTGGCCAGTTTTGATGTGGATGTTGGCTGCAGCAGGTGTAAAAACCAACAAAACAGCACTGGTTAAAAAAGCTATTGAACTTGCAGAAACACGTTTGAGAGAAGATGAATGGCCAGAATATTATGACGGTAAGAAGGGGCGACTAATTGGTAAACAAGCCAGAAAATATCAAACTTGGACTATTGCTGGGTTTTTATTAGCAAAAGAACTGACCAAAAACCCCTCTTATTTACCATTAGTTAGCTTTGATAAATTGCCCGCTGAAGTGGTTTCAAGAGCGTGTGAGTTTGAAATCAGTAGTGTTGACCCCTATCTGTCTCGGTAG